A portion of the Feifania hominis genome contains these proteins:
- a CDS encoding methylglyoxal synthase gives MNIALIAHDKKKELMVQFCIAYCGVLSKHSLCATGTTGRLVAEATGLEVTRFLSGPQGGDQQIGARIAYNEIDLVLFFRDPLTAQPHEPDVQALMRLCDVHNIPIGTNVATAEVLIQGLARGDFAWRDIVNPKIR, from the coding sequence ATGAACATCGCACTCATCGCCCACGACAAGAAAAAGGAACTGATGGTCCAGTTCTGCATCGCCTATTGCGGCGTGTTGAGCAAGCACTCCCTTTGCGCGACCGGTACAACCGGGCGGCTCGTCGCCGAGGCGACCGGCCTTGAGGTCACCCGCTTTCTCAGCGGCCCCCAGGGCGGTGACCAGCAGATCGGCGCGCGCATTGCCTACAACGAAATCGACCTTGTTCTCTTCTTCCGCGACCCGCTCACCGCGCAGCCCCACGAGCCCGATGTGCAGGCGCTGATGCGGCTGTGCGACGTGCACAACATCCCGATCGGCACCAACGTCGCAACGGCGGAGGTTCTCATTCAGGGCCTTGCGCGCGGCGACTTCGCCTGGCGCGACATCGTCAATCCCAAAATCCGCTGA